CTTCCGCGAAATCGGAAAGAAAATGCGATTATCAAGGATATGAATATTATCGAAAACGCCTCGATTGTCACCTGGCCTAAGTTTTCACGACGAGGAATTATTAATGCCGGAAAGCATCGGGGGATTTTTGAAGAACAGCGAGGAGCATTGCGGTTAAAGATGGGAGAGCTTACAGACAGCATCACAAGTCTTTCCGGCGGAAACCAGCAAAAGGTTGTCCTGGCTAAATGGTTAGCAGCTGGTCCTAAACTGCTTATTTTAGATAACCCCACCCAAGGTGTGGATGTCGGAGCCAAAGAAGATATCTATGATATTATTTTAAAACTTGCGGAAGAAAACATTGCAGTCGTTGTCCTTTCCAGTGAAGCACAAGAAATCATCCGCGTATGCGACCGGGCGCTTGTCATGTATCACGGCGTCATTCAAGGAGAGGTTGCTGGAGAGGAAATGAATGAGCATACGATCATGAGACTTGCTACCGGTGGACAGCTGGTTTAAGGAAGGGAGAGGAACACCATTATGAAGCCGAATTTGGGTAATGCCCAGGTAAAAACAAAAAAAAGCGTTTTGGAATGGTTCAAATATAAATGGTCGAACGAACCATTGTTTAGTATCTTCATTGCACTGATCATTATGGTCATATTGCAGACATTGGTTTTGGGATTTGATTATGATTCATTCGGTGAATGGTTTCAGTCTTGGACCAACAACTGGATTAACATTTTGCGGAATAATGCTGGAATTGGGATTGTTGCGCTAGGGATGACCTTTGTCATTATGACAGGGGGTATCGATTTAGCCGTCGGTTCCACCTTAGTTATCACAGGTGCTTTTGCTATGTATCTTCTCGATACTGGGACTAAAGGGATCTTGGGAATGATGGGAATGACGGGCGTTCCAGCGATAGCACTTACGATCATTTTAGTTCTGCTATTGGGATATCTGTTAGGGTCACTGATCGGACTATCCATTACAAAAGGAAAAGTACCCCCATTTATTGCGACACTAGGGGCGATGATGATTTTCAGAAGTGTGACCCAGCACTTCACACAAGGTTATAATACGACAGTTCCAATGGAATTTTTACAGATTTCAAGTTTTAAAATTGGAAATTATATGATCATGCCTATTATCTATTGGGCAGTCATTGCTTATATTTTGTATTATGTATCAAAGCGAACGACTTTTGGAAGACAGATTATTGCGGTCGGTTCGAATGAAAGAGCGGCAAAGCTATCCGGCGTCAATGTGGAAAAGGTCAAGCTGCGTGTGTACGCGCTGATGGGACTGCTCGTTTCGATTGCAGCAATCATCCAAGTTTCCCGTATCGGTTCCATGGACTACTCCAACGCCGGAAGAGGCATGGAAATGGACGCCATCGCCGCAGCCGTTGTCGGCGGAACCAGCATGGCTGGCGGAAGAGGCTTCATCCTCGGAACCGTCTACGGCATGCTCATCATCGCCGTCATGAACAATCTCTTAAATCTATTCGGAGTACCGCCATTCTTAAGAGAAGCGTTTAAAGGAGTCATTGTGGTTGGAGCTGTGCTATTGCAGAAGAAAGAGAAGACTTCATAGTGATACAAGGGGACGGTTCTCTTGTTTCAGGATGGATGATGGAAGATCAGGTGTATGTAGCACCTGGTCTTTTTTCATATGTGAAACAGAGGGACGGTTCTTTTGTTTCATTTTTTTAGTAATGAGATCAGATAAAAAGGGCAAAGGGTTTTGCCAGGATTTCAAAAACATAAACAGCAAATTTATCGGACTACTGCAGTCAATTTGGATGTGAATGTTAGGTGTTTACAGGTATTAACGACACCAGTGCATTATTTTAACAACGAACCAATTACCGTACAAGATGTCTATTTTGATTGATTATTGATAAAAATAGCTGTGGTGATATAAATGATTGATTATATTATATTTTTCTTCTTGCTTTTTATAGCAGTGGTTTGCTATATCATTTATGAATTCTGTAGACTAGATGAACAAGCATATATTGATCCAGAACGTATCAAAATCGAATCCCCGATAGAGTCAAAGCTTTACAACACATTACTTTTTAATGGTTACTATGTTAGAACACAATATGTGGTACCACCTAAAAGATACAGAATTGATTTAGCGTTGCCCCATTATAAAATTGCTATAGAGTGTGATGGGAAAGACTATCATTCTTCACCAATTAGTAAAGCAAGGGACCGAAGAAAAACCGCTTACCTCAAGAAAAGAGGGTGGACTGTTCTAAGGTTCTCGGGAAGTATGATAAATAATAATATGAAAAAAGTTATCCGGCGAATAAATGAAGAGGTAGATAAGATATAGTGTTTAATGGATTAATTATGCTTCATTTAATAATTAACTTTATGCGTTTTTAAGTTTTATCAAACGTTCGTTAAATCCTATCGGTAACCCACATTTTCTCCTAAAGTATGTATATCCATGGCCAACGAGAAAAAGCCAGCTAGTAAGATACAGTTGGCTTTTCTATGCTACTTAATTAAACTTGCTATATTTCAGGCTTCTGCTCTTAATGATTTTGAAACAAGAGAACCGTCCCTCTGTTTCTTAATCAAACGTTTGTTTAAAATAGGAATGGAAAAACTTATACTTAAAGTAAAATCGCTGGAGGTTACGAATTTGTATAAGATCAATCAATCCCAGCTAGGGGATTATACGGTTTATGAATTAAATGACCAAGAAGTGTCATCACTAAAAGTGATTCCCGAGCGCGGGGGCATTATTGTTGGATTCCAAGTGGACGGGGAAGACATTCTTTATCTAAATGAAGAAACCCTGCTAAATCCTGAAGCCAATGTAAGAGGCGGGATCCCCATCCTGTTCCCAATCTGCGGTGCCCTTGAGAATGGCGAGTATACATATAAGGGCAAGACCTATCAAATGAAGAATCACGGATTTGCGAGAAACATGGCTTGGG
This genomic stretch from Bacillus oleivorans harbors:
- a CDS encoding endonuclease domain-containing protein, which encodes MIDYIIFFFLLFIAVVCYIIYEFCRLDEQAYIDPERIKIESPIESKLYNTLLFNGYYVRTQYVVPPKRYRIDLALPHYKIAIECDGKDYHSSPISKARDRRKTAYLKKRGWTVLRFSGSMINNNMKKVIRRINEEVDKI
- a CDS encoding ABC transporter permease → MKPNLGNAQVKTKKSVLEWFKYKWSNEPLFSIFIALIIMVILQTLVLGFDYDSFGEWFQSWTNNWINILRNNAGIGIVALGMTFVIMTGGIDLAVGSTLVITGAFAMYLLDTGTKGILGMMGMTGVPAIALTIILVLLLGYLLGSLIGLSITKGKVPPFIATLGAMMIFRSVTQHFTQGYNTTVPMEFLQISSFKIGNYMIMPIIYWAVIAYILYYVSKRTTFGRQIIAVGSNERAAKLSGVNVEKVKLRVYALMGLLVSIAAIIQVSRIGSMDYSNAGRGMEMDAIAAAVVGGTSMAGGRGFILGTVYGMLIIAVMNNLLNLFGVPPFLREAFKGVIVVGAVLLQKKEKTS